Proteins from a genomic interval of Cuculus canorus isolate bCucCan1 chromosome 17, bCucCan1.pri, whole genome shotgun sequence:
- the XBP1 gene encoding X-box-binding protein 1 isoform X1, with translation MAAAVPRLLLIPAPGPEAPQPARKRQRLTHLSPEEKALRRKLKNRVAAQSARDRKKARMAELEQQVLELEEENQKLLLENRLLQEKTCNLAVENQELRSRLGLDVLKMEEEEEESKVVKELQVDEIRVVTGSAESAALRLRVPLQQVQAQQSPLLITSTWILMAVTLQMLSLISCWAFWTVWTQRCFSNMLIQSHGAWKSWRKRSVEKQIPYQPPPLPLWGPHQQSWRPLMN, from the exons ATGGCCGCGGCGGTCCCGAGGCTGCTCCTCATCCCCGCGCCCGGCCCCGAGGCGCCGCAGCCGGCCCGCAAGCGGCAGCGGCTCACGCACCTGAGCCCGGAGGAGAAGGCGCTGCGCAG GAAGCTCAAGAACCGCGTGGCGGCACAGAGCGCCCGGGACAGGAAAAAGGCGAGGATGGcggagctggagcagcaggtgttggagctggaggaggag AaccagaagctgctgctggagaaccGGCTTCTGCAGGAGAAGACGTGTAACCTTGCCGTGGAGAACCAGGAGTTGCGCAGCCGTCTGGGGTTGGATGTActgaagatggaggaggaggaggaagagtccAAA GTTGTCAAGGAATTACAGGTGGATGAGATTAGAGTGGTGACCGGGTCCGCTGAGTCCGCAGCACTCAGACTACGTGTTCCTCTGCAGCAGGTGCAGGCCCAGCAGTCACCACTTCTGATCACTTCCACATGGATTCTGATGGCAGTGACTCTTCAGATGCTGAG TCTGATCTCCTGTTGGGCTTTCTGGACAGTCTGGACCCAGAGATGTTTCTCAAATATGCTGATTCAGAGTCACGGTGCctggaaaagctggaggaaaagatCAGTGGAGAAACAAATTCCATACCagcctccccctctccctctttgGGGTCCTCATCAGCAAAGCTGGAGGCCATTAATGAACTGA
- the XBP1 gene encoding X-box-binding protein 1 isoform X2, which produces MAAAVPRLLLIPAPGPEAPQPARKRQRLTHLSPEEKALRRKLKNRVAAQSARDRKKARMAELEQQVLELEEENQKLLLENRLLQEKTCNLAVENQELRSRLGLDVLKMEEEEEESKNRVRSTQTTCSSAAGAGPAVTTSDHFHMDSDGSDSSDAESDLLLGFLDSLDPEMFLKYADSESRCLEKLEEKISGETNSIPASPSPSLGSSSAKLEAINELIRFDHVYTKPLILEVPVKAGNPTNMLVKIEEVPLFASEDKAVPEVPVSVKEEPVDSFMPELGLSHLLSSPRSPAASSYFFDACSDSGYEGSPSPFSNLPSPLDIDCAWEDSFANELFPQLISV; this is translated from the exons ATGGCCGCGGCGGTCCCGAGGCTGCTCCTCATCCCCGCGCCCGGCCCCGAGGCGCCGCAGCCGGCCCGCAAGCGGCAGCGGCTCACGCACCTGAGCCCGGAGGAGAAGGCGCTGCGCAG GAAGCTCAAGAACCGCGTGGCGGCACAGAGCGCCCGGGACAGGAAAAAGGCGAGGATGGcggagctggagcagcaggtgttggagctggaggaggag AaccagaagctgctgctggagaaccGGCTTCTGCAGGAGAAGACGTGTAACCTTGCCGTGGAGAACCAGGAGTTGCGCAGCCGTCTGGGGTTGGATGTActgaagatggaggaggaggaggaagagtccAAA AACAGGG TCCGCAGCACTCAGACTACGTGTTCCTCTGCAGCAGGTGCAGGCCCAGCAGTCACCACTTCTGATCACTTCCACATGGATTCTGATGGCAGTGACTCTTCAGATGCTGAG TCTGATCTCCTGTTGGGCTTTCTGGACAGTCTGGACCCAGAGATGTTTCTCAAATATGCTGATTCAGAGTCACGGTGCctggaaaagctggaggaaaagatCAGTGGAGAAACAAATTCCATACCagcctccccctctccctctttgGGGTCCTCATCAGCAAAGCTGGAGGCCATTAATGAACTGATAAGGTTTGATCATGTGTACACAAAGCCCCTGATACTGGAGGTTCCTGTTAAAGCGGGCAATCCAACCAATATGCTAGTGAAAATTGAGGAAGTACCTCTCTTTGCATCTGAAGACAAAGCTGTCCCTGAGGTCCCAGTATCTGTGAAAGAAGAACCCGTAGACAGCTTTATGCCTGAGCTGGGCCTCTCTcatctgctttcctctcctcGTAGCCCTGCAGCCTCAAGCTATTTCTTCGATGCCTGTAGTGACTCCGGATATGAGGGATCCCCGTCGCCCTTCAGCAA